The following proteins come from a genomic window of Anas platyrhynchos isolate ZD024472 breed Pekin duck chromosome 12, IASCAAS_PekinDuck_T2T, whole genome shotgun sequence:
- the WWP2 gene encoding NEDD4-like E3 ubiquitin-protein ligase WWP2 isoform X2, with protein sequence MIQEPPLPPGWEMKYTNEGVRYFVDHNTRTTTFKDPRPGFESGSKQGGSPGAYDRSFRWKYHQFRFLCHSNALPSHVKISVSRQTLFEDSFQQIMNMKPYDLRRRLYIIMRGEEGLDYGGIAREWFFLLSHEVLNPMYCLFEYAGKNNYCLQINPASSINPDHLTYFRFIGRFIAMALYHGKFIDTGFTLPFYKRMLNKRPTLKDLESIDPEFYNSIVWTKENSLEECGLELYFIQDMEILGKVTTHELKEGGESIRVTEENKEEYIMLLTDWRFTRGVEEQTKAFLDGFNEVVPLEWLRYFDEKELELMLCGMQEIDMNDWQKNTIYRHYTKNSKQIQWFWQVVKEMDNEKRIRLLQFVTGTCRLPVGGFAELIGSNGPQKFCIDKVGKETWLPRSHTCFNRLDLPPYKSYEQLKEKLLYAIEETEGFGQE encoded by the exons ATGATCCAGGAGCCGCCCCTGCCGCCCGGCTGGGAGATGAAGTACACCAACGAGGGCGTGCGCTACTTCGTGGACCACAACACTCGCACCACCACCTTCAAGGACCCGCGCCCCGGATTCGAGTCCGG GAGCAAGCAGGGGGGATCGCCGGGGGCGTACGACCGCAGCTTTCGCTGGAAGTACCACCAGTTCCGCTTCCTCTGCCAC TCGAACGCCCTGCCCAGCCACGTGAAGATCAGCGTTTCCCGACAGACGCTCTTCGAGGACTCCTTCCAGCAG ATCATGAACATGAAGCCGTACGACCTGCGGCGCCGCCTCTACATCATCATGCGGGGAGAGGAGGGCCTGGACTACGGCGGCATCGCCAG GGAATGGTTCTTCCTCCTGTCCCACGAGGTGCTCAACCCCATGTACTGCCTCTTCGAGTACGCTGGCAAAAACAACTACTGCCTGCAGATCAACCCTGCCTCCTCCATCAACCCCGACCACCTCACCTATTTCCGCTTCATCGGCCGCTTCATTGCCATG GCTCTGTATCACGGGAAGTTCATCGATACCGGCTTCACGCTGCCCTTCTACAAGCGCATGCTGAACAAGCGGCCCACGCTGAAGGACCTGGAGTCCATCGACCCCGAGTTTTACAACTCCATCGTCTGGACCAA GGAGAACAGCCTGGAGGAGTGCGGCCTGGAGCTGTACTTCATCCAGGACATGGAGATCCTGGGCAAGGTGACCACCCATGAGCTGAAGGAGGGCGGCGAGAGCATCCGGGTGACGGAGGAGAACAAGGAGGAGTACATCAT GCTGCTGACGGACTGGCGCTTCACGCGGGGCGTGGAGGAGCAGACCAAGGCCTTCCTGGACGGCTTCAACGAGGTGGTGCCGCTCGAGTGGCTGCGGTACTTCGACgagaaggagctggag CTGATGCTGTGCGGCATGCAGGAGATCGACATGAACGACTGGCAGAAGAACACCATCTACCGGCACTACACCAAGAACAGCAAGCAGATCCAGTGGTTCTGGCAG GTGGTAAAGGAGATGGACAATGAGAAGAGGATTCGGCTGCTGCAGTTCGTGACGGGGACCTGCCGCCTGCCGGTCGGGGGCTTCGCCGAGCTCATCG GCAgcaacgggccccagaaattcTGCATCGATAAAGTTGGCAAAGAGACGTGGCTGCCTCGGAGCCATACATG CTTTAACCGCCTGGATTTGCCTCCGTACAAGAGCTACGAACAGCTGAAGGAGAAGCTGCTTTACGCCATCGAGGAGACGGAAGGATTTGGCCAGGAGTGA